Proteins encoded by one window of Salvia splendens isolate huo1 chromosome 14, SspV2, whole genome shotgun sequence:
- the LOC121763912 gene encoding uncharacterized protein LOC121763912, whose translation MHTPYTPCGAKWHGVTEIGNAPRHSVAHYRDQLSLIRPGQFLWTPYADCILPEYCIDSTASYLCDTYLVCWSFVEAHEAGRVCRQFNRYQRIPQYCDRMLHSSGHLSKSHRRGRKGADWAKVHKFFIDEWDLRHDRFQATFDHATATLGGRINPGYMAWYNRITVSYLVQPGTQSTDGMNEAASSNLLAVETLQGIWHLTSEHDTDPRFIQIRDMAASALRAMNHADAMEYPSSQRQNVVVPPRPPTSLRHGLPGVRTGGHGITRQHRLAQQQQPQPEYAVPEPLSPEYDPPGWSQLSGASIEPSQWGARASCDSFFGGVSDWDASQQGRDTYFQNYQFMDRVGEEEGQEEEGPEEEGGEEEGQEEEGPEEEGGEEHDEVIFRPPTAGSSRSSSTIGRAMQNVFRGFSTRKNKGKAPTKFTPPSR comes from the exons atgcacacgccgtataccccgtgcggagccaa gtggcacggagttactgaaattggaaatgcgCCCCGACATTCAGTAGCTCATTATCGTGATCAGTTATCACTGATCCGTCCTGGCCAG tttCTGTGGACACCCTATGCAGACTGTATCCTCCCTGAGTACTGCATTGATTCGACTGCATCCTACTTGTGCGATACTTATTTGGTGTGCTGGTCATTTGTCGAGGCACACGAGGCTGGACGCGTTTGTCGACAATTTAACCGCTACCAGCGTATTCCTCAGTACTGTGATAGGATGCTACATAGCTCCGGCCATTTGAGTAAAAGTCATCGCCGTGGGAGGAAGGGCGCTGATTGGGCTAAGGTACAtaagttcttcattgatgaatgGGACTTGCGCCACGACAGGTTCCAAGCAACTTTTGACCACGCAACGGCGACACTAGGTGGTCGCATTAATCCGGGTTATATGGCGTGGTACAATAGGATCACCGTGTCGTACCTAGTTCAACCTGGGACACAGTCAACTGACGGGATGAACGAGGCAGCCTCTTCTAATTTATTGGCG GTTGAGACCCTTCAGGGGATATGGCATTTGACCTCTGAGCATGACACAGACCCTCGGTTCATTCAGATTCGAGACATGGCTGCTTCGGCACTTCGTGCGATGAACCATGCTGATGCGATGGAGTATCCATCTTCTCAACGGCAAAATGTGGTCGTGCCGCCACGCCCACCAACTTCTCTTCGTCATGGACTGCCGGGTGTCCGGACGGGTGGGCACGGGATTACACGACAGCATAGGTTGGCGCAGCAGCAGCAACCGCAACCTGAGTATGCGGTACCAGAGCCCTTGAGTCCGGAGTACGATCCCCCAGGATGGTCTCAGTTGAGTGGTGCAAGCATTGAGCCCTCGCAATGGGGAGCACGCGCGTCATGTGATTCATTCTTTGGAGGTGTGTCTGATTGGGATGCATCTCAACAAGGACGTGACACGTACTTTCAGAATTATCAATTTATGGATCGTGTGGGGGAAGAAGAGGGTCAGGAAGAAGAGGGTccggaagaagagggaggggaaGAAGAGGGTCAGGAAGAAGAGGGTCCGGAAGAAGAGGGCGGGGAGGAACATGACGAAGTAATATTCCGACCACCGACCGCGGGATCCTCACGATCATCAAGTACGATTGGCCGGGCTATGCAGAATGTATTCAGGGGCTTCTCAACAAGGAAGAACAAAGGGAAGGCTCCGACAAAGTTCACGCCTCCATCTAGATAG